One Campylobacter sp. RM16192 genomic region harbors:
- a CDS encoding resolvase: MKQTQAGNSQNRVDLGQQIDYIYERIDPMLVRRLATLNDEAIKITVSALICELVGGLKMVPTKQHKIKIAEALISQGVCMDRVRELTGIGKTTFYRIRKKNEQR, encoded by the coding sequence ATGAAACAAACTCAGGCTGGTAATTCCCAAAATAGGGTAGATTTGGGACAACAAATCGATTATATTTATGAGCGAATAGACCCAATGCTTGTTAGGCGACTTGCGACCTTGAATGATGAAGCTATCAAAATAACAGTATCGGCTTTGATTTGCGAATTGGTGGGAGGGCTCAAAATGGTACCAACCAAGCAACATAAAATCAAAATAGCCGAAGCCTTAATCAGCCAAGGCGTATGTATGGATAGGGTGCGAGAGCTGACAGGCATAGGGAAAACAACCTTTTATCGGATAAGGAAGAAAAATGAACAAAGATGA
- a CDS encoding HIT family hydrolase → MTENEAILSLVNEINGEEEVKETPIEPQVEQTQPETKEPANENPFDAEKLKALMADAMRSVEAQKAEQAKAEQEAQKPNLPPEQQAFLDSLGIGNIGQIQEQLKAFQEAQEAQLEAKRQQEVFDKNSVEFKKDFPTIKLEELGEFAEKNGFLPLLSEDYLGWKAVATAMINLAKSNERPDEIIGNNRTGNDVGAFERQKRGEEVSDIELGAELLKSVGMMYKE, encoded by the coding sequence ATGACAGAGAATGAGGCAATACTATCACTAGTAAATGAGATAAACGGCGAGGAGGAAGTCAAGGAAACACCGATAGAGCCACAAGTAGAGCAGACGCAACCTGAAACCAAAGAGCCTGCTAATGAAAATCCTTTTGATGCGGAAAAGCTAAAGGCATTAATGGCTGACGCTATGCGAAGTGTAGAGGCTCAAAAGGCAGAGCAAGCAAAAGCGGAGCAGGAAGCGCAAAAGCCTAACTTGCCACCTGAACAACAAGCGTTTTTAGATAGCTTGGGTATAGGAAACATCGGGCAAATACAAGAACAACTAAAGGCTTTTCAAGAGGCACAGGAGGCACAACTTGAAGCAAAAAGACAACAAGAGGTTTTTGATAAGAATTCTGTTGAGTTTAAAAAAGATTTTCCCACCATAAAACTTGAGGAGCTTGGGGAGTTTGCCGAGAAAAACGGCTTTTTGCCACTACTAAGTGAGGATTATTTGGGCTGGAAAGCCGTAGCTACCGCTATGATTAATCTTGCCAAATCTAACGAGAGGCCCGATGAGATAATCGGCAACAACAGGACAGGGAATGATGTAGGCGCATTTGAGCGTCAAAAAAGAGGCGAAGAAGTGAGCGATATTGAATTAGGTGCAGAGCTTCTTAAAAGCGTGGGGATGATGTATAAGGAGTAA
- a CDS encoding ERF family protein produces the protein MISTLSKIQCELKAPRGQFNKFGGYAYRSCEDILEALKTLLEKYEAVVTVSDEIVNIGNRFYVKATATIKTKDGETSVTAYAREADTKKGMDEAQITGAASSYARKYALNGLFAIDDTKDADATNTHDKDEPKQEVKQPNTNKRPELTIEQLNDLSGLIEATNTNMGEFLSYFKAYELRFVPYDKAKGMLLKKLDGMKKAG, from the coding sequence ATGATAAGCACACTAAGTAAAATACAATGTGAGCTAAAAGCTCCAAGAGGGCAGTTTAATAAGTTTGGCGGTTATGCTTATAGATCATGTGAGGATATTTTAGAAGCCTTAAAAACCTTACTAGAAAAATATGAAGCAGTAGTGACGGTAAGCGATGAGATAGTCAATATCGGCAATCGGTTTTATGTAAAAGCTACCGCCACAATAAAGACTAAAGACGGCGAAACAAGCGTAACGGCTTATGCAAGAGAAGCCGACACCAAGAAAGGGATGGATGAGGCGCAGATTACGGGTGCGGCAAGCTCTTACGCTAGGAAATACGCCCTAAACGGACTTTTTGCCATAGATGATACAAAAGACGCAGACGCCACTAATACACACGATAAAGACGAGCCTAAACAAGAAGTCAAGCAACCTAACACAAACAAACGCCCAGAGCTAACGATAGAGCAGCTTAACGACCTTAGCGGACTAATAGAGGCTACCAATACCAATATGGGCGAGTTTTTGAGCTACTTTAAGGCTTATGAGCTTAGATTTGTGCCTTATGATAAGGCTAAGGGTATGCTGCTTAAAAAACTAGACGGAATGAAAAAGGCAGGATGA
- a CDS encoding XRE family transcriptional regulator, translated as MAKIFNYKRLKELMREKKIQQKHIMFYLAEKGVIYSDDGIKNWFRTDETQRRDPEMNTIKLLAEFFMVSIDELIIGSWAENIFPLRQIPIVGSASCGIPENNALQEANKYTYCNEQDWNEEVYAVIANGDSMAPTIEEGDEVMCDPRAEILDGDIVHYEINGECAIKTYKIDSKNKKILFIPINKSFKTKEFDENTNIRMVKVMDVRKSLKNNRKERLRALGFK; from the coding sequence ATGGCTAAGATTTTTAACTACAAAAGACTCAAGGAGCTAATGAGGGAAAAGAAGATTCAACAAAAACATATTATGTTTTATTTGGCAGAGAAAGGGGTCATATACTCCGATGATGGCATTAAAAATTGGTTCAGAACCGATGAAACTCAAAGAAGAGATCCTGAAATGAACACAATAAAACTTCTTGCAGAATTTTTTATGGTTAGCATAGATGAGCTAATAATAGGTTCTTGGGCTGAAAACATCTTTCCTTTACGACAAATACCGATAGTCGGCTCTGCTAGTTGTGGCATACCCGAAAATAATGCTCTCCAAGAAGCAAATAAATATACTTATTGTAATGAGCAAGACTGGAATGAAGAAGTGTATGCGGTTATTGCCAATGGTGATAGTATGGCGCCAACTATTGAAGAAGGCGATGAAGTGATGTGTGATCCTAGAGCAGAAATATTAGATGGCGATATAGTTCATTATGAGATAAACGGTGAGTGTGCAATAAAAACATACAAAATAGATTCAAAAAATAAAAAAATATTATTTATACCAATAAACAAAAGCTTTAAAACCAAAGAATTTGATGAGAATACAAATATCAGAATGGTAAAAGTAATGGATGTTAGAAAATCACTCAAAAATAACAGAAAAGAAAGATTGAGAGCATTGGGCTTTAAATAG
- a CDS encoding type II toxin-antitoxin system RelE/ParE family toxin, with amino-acid sequence MKIIFRQEFLTALDSILEFIAKDSLNRAVKFHDELYGKIYELGFMPYKFRQSLSFDDENIRDFIFNGYVIPYLVDKQNDTIAVLGVFKENTFKTLQI; translated from the coding sequence ATGAAAATTATCTTTAGGCAAGAGTTTTTAACTGCGCTTGATAGTATCTTAGAATTTATCGCTAAGGATAGCTTGAATAGAGCGGTAAAATTTCATGATGAGCTTTATGGCAAGATTTACGAATTGGGCTTTATGCCTTATAAATTCAGGCAGTCGTTAAGCTTTGATGATGAAAATATCCGTGATTTTATATTTAACGGTTACGTTATCCCGTATCTTGTCGATAAGCAAAACGACACTATTGCCGTGCTCGGCGTATTTAAAGAAAATACGTTTAAAACACTTCAAATTTAA
- a CDS encoding DNA cytosine methyltransferase, giving the protein MKVATIFSGIGAPEFAVKNIYGAGGFKTVFACEIDKFARQSYLANHEIDEANFYQDINDLDAKPYLGKVDILIGGSPCQDFSIAGLRQGISGKRGSLIWQYYRIISECMPKVFIYENVKGMLSDRGGRTLKEFLEVFRNLGYSCHAEVVNTKNYGIPQNRERIYITGFLDNKAYYAFAYAPKQPLRLNLGDMLETNTDHKYVLSEKTIQGFKKKDNGFQGSFTVKNRKDTANCIMSTAGSRRTDNFVCANEIKIKVVGVLDIKGNDSNKRVYADSGLSPTLTTSQGGQRTPKILEKTQDFCIRKLTPRECFRLQGFPDSFKIVVSDTQAYKQAGNAMSVNVVEMIVRQVSSAVKGLV; this is encoded by the coding sequence ATGAAAGTTGCAACCATCTTTAGCGGCATAGGCGCTCCCGAGTTTGCAGTAAAAAACATCTATGGAGCAGGAGGCTTTAAAACAGTATTCGCTTGTGAGATAGATAAATTTGCACGACAAAGCTACTTAGCCAATCACGAGATAGACGAGGCTAATTTTTATCAAGACATTAACGATCTTGACGCAAAACCCTATCTAGGTAAAGTTGATATTTTAATAGGCGGCAGCCCTTGTCAAGACTTTAGCATTGCAGGACTTAGACAAGGCATAAGCGGTAAGCGAGGCTCTTTGATTTGGCAATACTACCGAATTATAAGCGAGTGTATGCCTAAGGTATTTATTTATGAAAACGTAAAAGGAATGCTAAGCGATAGAGGCGGTAGAACCTTAAAAGAGTTTTTGGAAGTTTTTAGAAATTTGGGTTACTCTTGCCATGCCGAAGTGGTTAATACTAAAAACTACGGCATCCCTCAAAACAGAGAGAGAATTTATATAACCGGCTTTTTAGATAACAAGGCGTATTACGCGTTTGCTTACGCACCGAAACAGCCATTGAGGCTAAATTTGGGCGATATGCTTGAAACTAACACGGATCATAAATATGTGTTAAGCGAAAAAACCATTCAAGGCTTTAAGAAAAAGGATAACGGCTTTCAAGGAAGCTTTACGGTTAAAAACCGCAAAGATACGGCTAATTGCATAATGTCTACCGCAGGAAGTAGAAGGACGGATAATTTTGTATGCGCAAACGAAATTAAAATAAAAGTTGTGGGCGTTCTTGATATAAAAGGCAATGATAGTAACAAAAGAGTTTATGCGGATAGCGGATTATCTCCTACGCTTACGACATCACAAGGCGGGCAAAGAACGCCAAAAATACTAGAAAAAACACAAGATTTTTGCATACGAAAACTAACGCCTAGAGAGTGTTTCAGGCTTCAAGGATTTCCAGATAGCTTTAAAATAGTTGTAAGCGATACACAAGCATATAAGCAGGCGGGTAATGCTATGAGCGTTAATGTGGTCGAGATGATAGTTAGGCAGGTTTCATCTGCCGTTAAAGGGCTTGTATGA
- a CDS encoding Panacea domain-containing protein has product MKAMDVAARIINRCIDMNNPISNLKLQKILYFINMHYLVNRQKHLIDGELFEAWQYGPVIEEVYNKYAVFVANPIKVRDIRANIEHFPQDDANMLYNFIDKAANVPSWQLVEFSHARGGAWDRVYRDGVGAHEIIPNVFIEEEARSIRERQ; this is encoded by the coding sequence ATGAAAGCGATGGATGTGGCAGCACGCATTATAAACCGTTGTATTGATATGAATAATCCTATTAGTAATTTAAAGCTCCAAAAGATTTTATATTTTATCAATATGCACTACCTTGTTAATAGGCAAAAACACCTAATAGATGGGGAGCTTTTTGAAGCGTGGCAGTATGGACCAGTCATAGAGGAGGTTTATAACAAATATGCTGTTTTTGTGGCTAACCCAATAAAAGTGAGGGATATTAGGGCAAACATCGAGCATTTCCCACAAGATGACGCTAATATGCTTTATAATTTTATAGACAAGGCAGCCAATGTTCCATCTTGGCAATTAGTCGAATTTAGTCACGCTAGAGGCGGCGCCTGGGATAGAGTGTATAGAGATGGGGTGGGGGCTCACGAGATAATCCCTAATGTGTTTATTGAAGAGGAAGCACGTAGCATTAGAGAGAGGCAATGA
- a CDS encoding RAD55 family ATPase has translation MKGLDFSHCRTPEELQDALKETITLLGSHLDKLTNFNKKDEFETLEGCFKRLDATPPLKFIPTGLYWLDEKLGGAGLAEGSFINVAGESFAGKTTFVLELLQKLGENDKVAFFSYEMYEKVLYRKLRFSKTSFRRNLFLIQDEPYLDVIERRIKELIKQGVKFVAIDSRMKIQTKEKMDDYVKNVFISATLSRICRETGVIIMLINQMNEADLKSGRLSLKGGNDQVYDSDMIFYLKYDDKEDTRVLYCAKDRLTDSGKKWKTTIPNFLKKEHGADDVVEFSEEIA, from the coding sequence ATGAAAGGGCTTGATTTTTCACATTGCAGAACACCCGAAGAGTTGCAAGACGCACTAAAAGAAACCATAACACTTTTGGGGTCACACCTTGACAAGCTAACAAACTTTAACAAAAAAGACGAGTTTGAAACCCTTGAGGGCTGTTTTAAAAGACTAGATGCCACACCACCTTTAAAATTTATCCCTACAGGGCTTTATTGGCTAGATGAAAAGCTGGGAGGAGCAGGATTGGCAGAGGGTAGCTTTATCAACGTAGCAGGCGAAAGCTTTGCAGGGAAAACAACCTTTGTGCTAGAGCTACTTCAAAAACTAGGCGAAAACGACAAAGTGGCATTTTTTAGCTACGAGATGTACGAAAAGGTCTTATATCGCAAGCTTAGATTTTCAAAAACAAGCTTTAGGCGGAATCTATTCCTAATCCAAGACGAACCATATCTTGACGTGATAGAACGCAGAATAAAAGAGTTAATCAAGCAAGGCGTAAAGTTTGTTGCTATCGATAGCCGTATGAAAATTCAAACGAAAGAGAAGATGGATGATTATGTAAAAAACGTGTTTATATCTGCCACACTAAGCAGAATATGCAGAGAAACTGGCGTAATTATAATGCTAATCAACCAAATGAACGAAGCCGACCTAAAGAGTGGCAGACTTAGCCTAAAGGGCGGTAACGACCAAGTCTATGATAGCGATATGATTTTTTACTTGAAATACGATGACAAAGAAGACACTAGAGTTCTTTATTGTGCCAAAGACAGACTAACAGATAGTGGCAAGAAATGGAAAACCACGATACCAAATTTTCTAAAGAAAGAACACGGGGCAGATGATGTCGTAGAGTTTAGTGAGGAAATAGCATGA
- a CDS encoding thermonuclease family protein, translated as MKAILLLTLILPTLALALSGKVIKVSDGDTITILQNKQQIKVRLFGIDAPEKKQAYGEKSRKFLANLIAGQIIEVREKGKDKYKRVLGVVFHKGQDINAQMVSNGYAWAFIKYSKDYVKHQEYAVSKKFGLWADKEPVAPWEWRKR; from the coding sequence GTGAAAGCAATTCTACTATTAACGTTAATACTGCCAACATTAGCTTTAGCCCTCTCAGGTAAAGTCATCAAAGTATCAGACGGCGATACGATCACAATACTTCAAAACAAACAGCAAATTAAAGTAAGACTATTTGGCATTGACGCACCCGAAAAGAAACAAGCTTACGGCGAAAAATCACGCAAATTCTTAGCAAATTTAATCGCAGGGCAAATCATAGAAGTTAGAGAAAAAGGCAAAGACAAATATAAGCGTGTTTTAGGTGTAGTCTTTCATAAAGGACAAGATATAAACGCCCAGATGGTATCAAACGGCTATGCTTGGGCTTTCATTAAATACTCAAAAGACTATGTAAAGCACCAAGAATACGCAGTGTCAAAGAAATTTGGACTGTGGGCTGATAAAGAGCCTGTTGCCCCGTGGGAGTGGAGGAAGCGTTAA
- a CDS encoding phage replisome organizer N-terminal domain-containing protein — translation MKKYYWLKLQKDFFKDPRIKKLRRIAGGDTYTLIYLELMLLSLETDGILTYEGIEPTFEAELSLIIDEDETNIKVVLNFLTSQGLMEQFENKFSLRQVLTLIGSEADSTERMRRLRAKRKEIENVTCDANVTSCDENVTTEIRDKSKEKIYKKENPQIEICEEKNSDEKLTPKKKFIKPTLEDLISYKQEKKLNVDCESFYDYYEAKGWMIGRSPMKDWQATMRNWSRNQEAFKPPKQQTEKNYEDDYEWR, via the coding sequence ATGAAAAAATACTACTGGTTAAAACTACAAAAAGACTTCTTTAAAGACCCGAGAATTAAAAAATTAAGACGTATAGCTGGTGGAGATACCTACACGTTGATTTATCTTGAGCTTATGCTTTTATCGCTTGAAACGGATGGAATTTTAACTTATGAGGGCATAGAGCCGACATTTGAAGCCGAGTTAAGTTTGATAATTGACGAGGATGAAACTAACATAAAAGTTGTATTAAATTTTCTTACATCACAAGGCTTAATGGAACAGTTTGAGAATAAGTTTTCTTTAAGACAAGTTTTAACACTAATAGGTTCCGAAGCCGATAGCACCGAGAGAATGAGAAGATTAAGAGCTAAGAGAAAAGAAATAGAAAACGTCACATGTGACGCTAATGTGACAAGCTGTGACGAAAACGTGACGACAGAGATAAGAGATAAGAGTAAAGAAAAAATATATAAAAAAGAAAATCCGCAAATTGAAATTTGCGAAGAAAAAAATTCTGATGAGAAATTAACCCCTAAAAAGAAATTCATAAAACCTACACTAGAAGATTTAATTTCTTACAAGCAAGAAAAAAAATTAAACGTAGATTGTGAAAGCTTTTATGACTACTATGAAGCTAAAGGCTGGATGATAGGCAGATCGCCTATGAAAGATTGGCAAGCCACTATGAGAAATTGGAGCAGAAATCAAGAAGCTTTTAAGCCACCTAAACAACAAACAGAAAAAAACTACGAAGATGACTACGAATGGAGATAG
- a CDS encoding helix-turn-helix domain-containing protein, whose protein sequence is MTDKENIVKRVCAELKITQRELAERMDIPESTIARWKSGDIPRLAELYLNALLENVSLKEKLEAIKKAHEIVSKL, encoded by the coding sequence ATGACAGATAAAGAAAACATAGTTAAACGCGTATGCGCCGAACTCAAAATAACGCAAAGAGAGCTGGCGGAGAGGATGGATATACCTGAAAGCACAATAGCTAGATGGAAAAGCGGAGATATACCAAGATTAGCAGAGCTTTATCTGAACGCCTTACTCGAAAATGTGTCGTTAAAAGAAAAACTAGAAGCTATAAAGAAAGCCCACGAAATCGTATCTAAGTTATAG
- a CDS encoding VRR-NUC domain-containing protein, with protein sequence MIPNYENTVAHMQAIGQIPYEEQEQKAFVKWLRVQRIRHIHVANERMASVQYKKKLKALGTYAGFPDLMIFLPHRILYVEMKRADKKVSKVSLEQKEWIEFLNMLDEGSARVCYGSGEAIDFVMSELK encoded by the coding sequence GTGATACCAAACTACGAAAATACGGTAGCTCACATGCAAGCTATAGGGCAAATACCATACGAAGAGCAAGAGCAAAAGGCTTTTGTCAAATGGCTAAGAGTTCAACGCATAAGACATATACACGTGGCAAATGAAAGAATGGCAAGCGTGCAATACAAAAAGAAACTAAAAGCTCTCGGCACTTATGCAGGCTTTCCTGATCTGATGATATTTCTACCTCACAGAATTTTATATGTCGAGATGAAACGTGCCGACAAGAAAGTAAGCAAAGTAAGCCTGGAACAAAAAGAGTGGATAGAGTTTTTAAATATGCTTGATGAGGGTTCCGCGAGGGTTTGCTACGGCTCAGGCGAAGCGATAGATTTTGTAATGAGTGAGTTGAAATAG
- a CDS encoding portal protein, whose amino-acid sequence MNKDDRGTYLQELISQAKSGYEHYKKIFDKLNDAYLLLLEPEQLKSLKDRNKSKNYIPKLNAKAKRIYDGLTETYFNNDTFAKLEPYINSTNDVIDKWQSAIDHYCEQVNLYKIFAPIFLKSSFVASSIVKVYWQNNNLAIDEIDINDIYFDPNARNLSDIRFIAHKIYLTAEDIKELIDKRIFKADYKLLSDKKPYERIELYEVYELLKGKWQVSTIYETTILRDGVALKDGNPFVYGYMLPQVRSTKEETYVCAYGEPALASMIPLQDELNVTRNSMTDVIRQQTAPKILMNKTANVSRSDLERVGSPVYVDNPTAVQVLPTGDIGGAMAALQNIENEMSEVSGVSPQQNGAATTRRETATMASIMANEGSVRLQGYIRTYNETFFEPLFERIAFLVWKYGDPIFFAGFNRGEVPSFHVNLNTGIGALNKEVQKQSLMDASQIIGAQFGLCLQTGDQQGAERMKIANEKILLELLPLYGIKNPDDFIGKESELNAKFNQIEPAIPSMGQVAEQPIPTGFM is encoded by the coding sequence ATGAACAAAGATGATCGTGGCACATATCTGCAAGAGCTAATTAGCCAAGCCAAGAGCGGATATGAACACTACAAAAAAATATTTGACAAGCTTAACGATGCTTATTTGCTATTACTAGAGCCGGAGCAGCTTAAAAGCCTAAAAGATAGAAACAAAAGCAAAAACTACATACCGAAGTTAAACGCTAAAGCCAAGAGAATTTATGACGGATTAACCGAAACATACTTTAATAATGATACTTTTGCCAAATTAGAGCCTTATATAAACTCAACCAATGACGTGATAGACAAATGGCAAAGCGCAATAGACCATTATTGTGAGCAAGTAAATTTATATAAGATTTTTGCACCTATCTTTTTAAAGTCCTCGTTTGTAGCTTCGAGCATCGTCAAGGTCTATTGGCAAAATAATAACTTAGCGATAGACGAGATAGACATAAATGACATTTATTTTGACCCTAACGCAAGAAATTTAAGCGATATTCGCTTCATAGCACACAAAATTTATCTTACCGCAGAGGACATAAAAGAACTAATTGACAAAAGGATATTCAAAGCCGATTATAAGCTTCTAAGTGACAAAAAGCCTTACGAAAGAATTGAATTATACGAAGTTTATGAACTCTTAAAAGGCAAATGGCAAGTTAGCACTATTTACGAAACAACTATTTTAAGGGATGGTGTGGCGTTAAAAGACGGCAACCCGTTTGTTTATGGCTATATGCTCCCACAAGTTAGAAGTACCAAAGAAGAAACCTATGTTTGTGCTTATGGCGAGCCTGCATTAGCTTCTATGATACCACTACAAGATGAATTAAACGTTACTCGCAATTCAATGACGGATGTAATCAGACAACAAACAGCACCAAAAATCCTTATGAATAAGACCGCCAACGTTTCAAGAAGCGATTTAGAGAGAGTAGGCTCGCCTGTTTATGTTGATAATCCTACGGCGGTGCAAGTGTTGCCAACTGGCGATATTGGCGGAGCTATGGCAGCCTTACAAAACATCGAAAACGAAATGAGTGAGGTAAGCGGTGTAAGCCCTCAACAAAATGGAGCTGCTACTACTAGACGAGAAACTGCGACTATGGCTTCAATAATGGCTAACGAGGGAAGCGTAAGGCTACAAGGCTACATAAGAACTTACAACGAAACTTTTTTTGAGCCGTTATTTGAGCGTATAGCTTTTCTGGTTTGGAAGTATGGCGACCCGATATTTTTTGCAGGGTTTAATCGTGGCGAAGTGCCGAGCTTTCACGTAAATTTAAATACAGGAATTGGGGCTTTAAACAAAGAGGTGCAAAAACAAAGCCTAATGGATGCAAGCCAAATCATAGGCGCGCAATTTGGTCTTTGTTTGCAAACTGGTGATCAACAAGGCGCAGAGAGGATGAAAATAGCTAATGAAAAAATCTTACTAGAGTTATTACCGCTTTATGGAATTAAAAATCCTGATGATTTTATTGGAAAGGAGAGTGAATTGAATGCTAAATTCAATCAGATTGAGCCTGCTATCCCATCTATGGGACAAGTTGCAGAGCAACCAATCCCTACAGGGTTTATGTGA
- a CDS encoding terminase large subunit domain-containing protein: MSDINLKLSYTPQQREVFFVNQKRFTTIEKGRRFGFTKGIANACIEWLLEDKKILWVDTINSNLKRYYERYFRPELKQLPKEMWSFNAQDKQLNINTAWLDMRSAERPENIEGFGYDIVILNEAGIILKDPYLWDNAIRPMLLDNPNSRAFIGGVPKGKNKFYELASRGMKDDKEWINYQFSSYDNPLLKREEIDKMIDELGGIGSDVVRQEIYGEFLDTTTNSLFPLSIIENSFSLEWQYNPSAFGIWGLDVARDGDDESVLCIREGYRVKSFDGFRIQSTTELAREIYGRYERAEIKPIAIFIDTIGVGAGVYDLLCDLGLRSVVREAKASFKAADERQYANKRAEMFFTLKNKFHLLSMDANEKIKKQLQMIEFSYDNKERYLIIPKETIKKNYGVSPDYADALALTFFDIINPAFVREVERDYETNSGW; the protein is encoded by the coding sequence GTGAGTGATATAAATTTAAAGCTTTCCTACACTCCACAGCAAAGAGAAGTATTTTTCGTTAATCAAAAGAGATTTACCACGATAGAAAAAGGGCGCAGGTTTGGTTTTACCAAAGGTATTGCTAATGCCTGCATTGAGTGGCTTTTGGAGGATAAAAAAATCCTTTGGGTGGATACTATCAATTCAAACCTAAAAAGATATTACGAGAGATATTTTAGACCCGAACTCAAGCAGCTCCCAAAAGAGATGTGGAGCTTTAACGCCCAAGATAAACAACTTAATATTAATACCGCTTGGCTTGATATGAGATCAGCCGAAAGACCTGAAAACATTGAGGGGTTTGGGTATGACATCGTTATTTTAAACGAGGCAGGTATTATTTTAAAAGACCCTTACCTCTGGGATAATGCTATAAGACCTATGCTACTAGACAATCCAAACTCAAGAGCTTTTATAGGAGGCGTGCCAAAAGGCAAAAATAAATTTTATGAGCTTGCAAGTCGCGGGATGAAGGACGATAAGGAATGGATTAACTATCAATTTAGCAGTTACGATAACCCTCTGCTAAAAAGAGAGGAAATCGACAAAATGATTGATGAGCTTGGCGGTATTGGTTCAGATGTAGTCAGACAAGAAATTTATGGGGAGTTTTTAGACACTACAACAAACTCACTATTTCCTCTATCGATTATCGAAAATTCTTTTAGTTTAGAATGGCAATACAACCCATCCGCTTTTGGGATTTGGGGGCTTGATGTGGCAAGAGATGGCGATGATGAAAGCGTATTATGTATTCGTGAGGGTTATCGCGTCAAGAGCTTTGATGGTTTTAGAATACAAAGCACTACAGAGCTTGCAAGAGAAATATACGGCAGATATGAGCGAGCAGAAATCAAACCGATTGCGATATTTATCGACACAATAGGGGTCGGTGCAGGAGTTTATGATCTGCTTTGTGATTTAGGACTTAGAAGCGTAGTCAGAGAAGCAAAGGCAAGTTTCAAAGCTGCAGACGAAAGGCAGTATGCTAACAAAAGAGCCGAAATGTTTTTCACACTTAAAAACAAGTTTCATCTGCTCTCAATGGACGCAAATGAAAAAATCAAAAAACAACTTCAAATGATTGAGTTTAGCTACGACAACAAAGAGCGGTATTTGATTATCCCAAAAGAAACAATCAAAAAAAACTATGGTGTGTCACCTGACTATGCCGATGCTTTAGCCTTGACGTTTTTTGATATTATCAACCCTGCTTTTGTGCGTGAAGTAGAGAGGGACTATGAAACAAACTCAGGCTGGTAA